A window of Corallococcus macrosporus DSM 14697 contains these coding sequences:
- a CDS encoding GbsR/MarR family transcriptional regulator, protein MKGYLWTGGPGSPSSEAPPADGRLAPWEAIAVDAVGNVIEFWGFKRNQGRVWALLYLRGEPLTAGEIERELDLSKGGVSMLLRDLERWGVIQRVRLPQDTVWRYGAENDLVRMVTHVIEEREAGFVARIRADLAEARRLAESHEGLPPDRLLRLEKMATLAEHVERALRLFIKTSRLDVSGVLSVFRDEATGGRRGSK, encoded by the coding sequence ATGAAAGGCTACCTGTGGACGGGGGGACCCGGGAGCCCGAGCTCGGAGGCGCCGCCAGCGGATGGCCGGCTGGCGCCCTGGGAGGCCATCGCGGTGGACGCGGTGGGAAACGTCATTGAATTCTGGGGGTTCAAGCGCAACCAGGGCCGCGTGTGGGCCCTGCTGTACCTGCGCGGTGAGCCGCTGACGGCCGGCGAAATCGAGCGCGAGCTGGACCTGTCCAAGGGCGGCGTCTCCATGCTGCTGCGTGACCTGGAGCGCTGGGGCGTCATCCAGCGCGTGCGCCTGCCCCAGGACACCGTCTGGCGCTACGGCGCGGAGAACGACCTGGTGCGGATGGTGACGCACGTCATCGAGGAGCGCGAGGCGGGCTTCGTGGCGCGCATCCGCGCCGACCTGGCGGAGGCCCGGCGGCTGGCCGAGTCCCATGAGGGGCTCCCCCCGGACCGGCTGCTGCGGCTGGAGAAGATGGCCACGCTGGCGGAGCACGTGGAGCGCGCGCTGCGCCTGTTCATCAAGACGTCCCGGCTGGACGTGTCCGGCGTGCTGTCCGTCTTCCGGGACGAGGCCACCGGCGGCCGCCGGGGCTCCAAGTAG
- a CDS encoding gamma-glutamylcyclotransferase: MDSHYDQVMKARAGADPTATRLYFAYSTILDRAAFEEWRSQHGYDFFELPEGRLAEALDVDLVYDFPSRWWGGRVAGLKDAAGQKVYGRLFEIRGQDWPIIQHKEGFVTSMCVERPVRVRVEGQEVEATAFVTNPRRASADGPVSPRFVEALVRGARSAGLPEAYVERLTRGE; the protein is encoded by the coding sequence ATGGATTCGCATTACGACCAGGTGATGAAGGCGCGCGCGGGCGCGGACCCGACGGCCACGCGCCTGTACTTCGCGTACTCGACCATCCTGGACCGGGCCGCGTTCGAAGAGTGGCGTTCGCAGCACGGCTACGACTTCTTCGAGCTGCCCGAAGGCCGGCTGGCCGAGGCCCTGGACGTGGACCTGGTCTACGACTTCCCGTCACGCTGGTGGGGCGGGCGCGTCGCGGGGTTGAAGGACGCCGCGGGCCAGAAGGTGTACGGCCGCCTGTTCGAGATTCGCGGGCAGGACTGGCCCATCATCCAGCACAAGGAAGGCTTCGTCACCAGCATGTGCGTGGAGCGTCCGGTGCGGGTCCGGGTGGAGGGGCAGGAGGTGGAGGCCACGGCCTTCGTCACGAACCCGCGCCGCGCGTCCGCGGACGGCCCGGTCAGCCCCCGCTTCGTGGAGGCGCTGGTGCGGGGTGCCCGGTCCGCGGGGCTCCCCGAGGCCTACGTGGAGCGCCTGACGCGCGGCGAGTAG
- a CDS encoding polyprenyl synthetase family protein produces MDLARELTEFLGAVEQRLGTTLVDGNAGPDVKGDTLMEAARHLCLGSGSKRARPMLARLFGGAVGVPAERLVDVAVAAELIHSASLLHDDVVDAGMFRRGRPTVNARWGNIVAVMSGDLILSTGLHQLSLLDARLTRSALSVVSEMTRAAIAEVEARGDLDLPLNRLRFIAEGKTGSLFGWCGNAAATLAEHPEAVERFDGFGRHLGVAFQIADDIRDILGTDVGKPRYADVHSRTPSMPILLAVAKDESLRRKLKDAWAFAAITPERTKEIGAAIEATGAVDASMARMNVEIEAALDKLGHFAQEPAGAELVSWARRLSAGIAEQVQGRAA; encoded by the coding sequence ATGGATCTGGCTCGGGAGCTGACGGAGTTTCTGGGGGCGGTGGAGCAGCGGCTTGGCACCACCCTGGTGGATGGCAACGCCGGTCCGGACGTGAAGGGCGACACGCTGATGGAGGCGGCCCGTCACCTCTGTCTGGGCAGCGGGAGCAAGCGCGCGCGTCCCATGCTGGCGCGGCTGTTCGGCGGCGCGGTGGGCGTTCCGGCGGAGCGGCTGGTGGACGTGGCGGTGGCCGCGGAGCTCATCCACTCCGCCAGCTTGCTGCACGACGACGTGGTGGACGCGGGCATGTTCCGGCGGGGCCGTCCCACGGTGAACGCGCGGTGGGGCAACATCGTCGCGGTGATGAGCGGCGACCTCATCCTGTCCACGGGCCTGCACCAGTTGTCCCTGCTGGACGCGCGGCTGACGCGCAGCGCGCTGTCGGTCGTCTCGGAGATGACCCGCGCCGCCATCGCCGAGGTGGAGGCCCGGGGCGACCTGGACCTGCCGCTCAACCGGCTGCGCTTCATCGCCGAGGGCAAGACGGGCTCGCTGTTCGGCTGGTGTGGCAACGCGGCGGCGACGCTGGCGGAGCACCCCGAGGCGGTGGAGCGCTTCGATGGCTTCGGGCGTCACCTGGGCGTGGCGTTCCAGATCGCGGACGACATCCGCGACATCCTGGGCACGGACGTGGGCAAGCCGCGCTACGCGGACGTGCACTCGCGCACGCCCTCCATGCCCATCCTCCTGGCGGTGGCCAAGGACGAGTCGCTGCGGCGCAAGCTGAAGGACGCGTGGGCGTTCGCCGCCATCACACCGGAGCGGACGAAGGAGATTGGCGCCGCCATCGAGGCCACCGGCGCGGTGGACGCGTCCATGGCGCGGATGAACGTGGAGATCGAGGCCGCGCTCGACAAGCTGGGCCACTTCGCGCAGGAGCCCGCGGGCGCGGAGCTGGTGAGCTGGGCGCGGAGGCTGTCGGCCGGCATCGCCGAACAGGTCCAGGGGCGCGCTGCATGA